In the genome of Danio rerio strain Tuebingen ecotype United States chromosome 23, GRCz12tu, whole genome shotgun sequence, one region contains:
- the nlrp12l gene encoding NLR family CARD domain-containing protein 3 isoform X3 has translation MECQQSYKSRLKVKVQWIHNDMSKRSHPTFLNDIFTELYITEGENENVNKEHEVRQIERALRRKTTVEIPVKCNDIFKHSPEQNRPIKCVMTKGVAGIGKTVLVQKFILDWAEGNANQDIQFVYPLPFRELNLMQAKQFSLTELLQYFKMESCFKNENHKVLFIFDGMDECRFPLDFQNNAKLSNSTQPASIDVLLTNLISKSLLPEALIWITSRPAAANQIPPEYIDLVTEVRGFNDAQKEEYLNKKINDKLLSSRIITHLKSSRSLYIMCHIPVFCWLSVAVLERMFNAAEDREIPKTLTQMYTHFLLIQTRTKKMRYAKDYNPRLEDEDMILKLGKLAFQQLKKGNLIFYEEDLTGCGIDVKEAVVYSGVCSEIFREESAVTQNKVYCFVHLSIQEFLAAMYVYYMFKVHQNNVLDHEEHEEATLFELHKSAIDKALLSDSGHLDLFLRFLLGLSLESNQSLLQGLLSQSGCKAYQSIEETAEYLKKMIEETSSPEKSINLFYCLNELNELSLVKEVQRFLNSGHFSKLSPAQWSALVFVLLTSDEKLDTFDLKKYVRSDEGLIRLLPVVKASETALLDSCGLTMRCCRALASSVGSSSSNVRVLDLCNNSIGDKGLELLSAGLKNTQCNLEELRLSYCRITTRGCSILESGLLPKLPILRILDLSENSLRESGIKILADYLRHQHCSLEILRLKDCRVTAKGSLAIASALQSNPSHLRELDLHWNNPGDDGVQKFSDVIQLPVSRLETLWLSYGLLTEKCCQFLASALRSSFSTLKALDLSGNPIYDGAVRMLSNGLGSPHCKIEILR, from the exons ATGGAGTGCCAACAAAGCTATAAATCAAGACTGAAAGTAAAAGTTCAATGGATTCACAATGACATGTCTAAACGATCCCATCCCACCTTCTTGAATGACATCTTTACCGAGCTTTACATCACAGAGGGAGAAAATGAGAATGTCAACAAAGAGCACGAGGTGAGACAGATTGAGAGAGCATTGAGGAGAAAAACCACAGTGGAAATTCCAGTCAAATGCAATGACATTTTCAAACACTCACCAGAACAAAACAGACCCATAAAATGTGTGATGACTAAGGGAGTTGCGGGCATTGGGAAAACTGTCTTGGTGCAGAAGTTCATACTGGACTGGGCTGAAGGCAACGCTAATCAGGATATCCAGTTTGTCTACCCACTGCCATTTCGAGAGCTGAATCTGATGCAAGCAAAACAGTTCAGCTTGACAGAACTTCTCCAATACTTCAAAATGGAATcatgctttaaaaatgaaaaccatAAAGTTCTCTTTATCTTCGACGGCATGGATGAATGCCGCTTTCCTTTGGATTTCCAGAACAATGCAAAGTTGAGTAACTCAACTCAGCCAGCTTCTATTGATGTTTTGCTCACCAACCTCATCAGTAAATCCCTGCTTCCTGAAGCTCTTATCTGGATCACATCCCGAccagcagcagccaatcagattccTCCTGAGTACATCGACCTGGTGACTGAAGTTCGAGGGTTTAACGATGCTCAAAAAGAGGAATACCTCAACAAGAAAATCAACGATAAACTCCTCTCTAGCCGTATAatcacacatctaaagtcatcaaGAAGTCTGTACATCATGTGTCACATACCAGTCTTCTGCTGGCTCTCGGTTGCAGTTTTAGAGCGAATGTTCAACGCAGCTGAAGATAGAGAGATTCCCAAAACTCTCACTCaaatgtacacacactttctTCTCATCCAAACCAGAACGAAAAAAATGAGATATGCTAAAGATTACAACCCACGTCTTGAAGATGAAGATATGATTTTGAAACTCGGTAAACTTGCCTTCCAACAGCTAAAAAAAGGCAATTTGATATTCTACGAGGAAGATCTGACGGGTTGTGGGATTGATGTAAAGGAGGCAGTGGTGTATTCAGGCGTTTGCTCTGAGATATTTAGGGAGGAGTCTGCGGTGACTCAAAATAAGGTGTATTGCTTTGTCCATCTGAGCATTCAGGAGTTTTTGGCAGCCATGTATGTGTATTACATGTTTAAAGTTCACCAAAACAACGTTCTTGATCATGAAGAGCATGAAGAGGCCACCTTGTTTGAGTTGCATAAAAGTGCAATTGATAAAGCTCTACTAAGTGACAGTGGACACCTGGATCTTTTCCTACGCTTTCTCCTGGGCCTTTCCTTGGAGTCCAATCAGAGTCTTTTACAAGGCTTGCTTTCCCAATCTGGTTGCAAAGCCTATCAGAGCATTGAGGAAACAGCTGAATACCTCAAGAAGATGATAGAGGAGACATCCTCTCCTGAGAAGTCCATAAACCTCTTTTACTGCCTCAATGAACTGAACGAACTCTCTCTGGTCAAGGAGGTCCAGCGCTTCTTGAACTCAGGCCATTTTTCTAAACTCTCCCCTGCGCAGTGGTCTGCCCTAGTGTTTGTGTTACTCACATCAGATGAAAAGCTGGATACGTTCGACCTAAAGAAATACGTGAGATCAGATGAAGGACTCATCAGATTATTGCCAGTGGTCAAAGCTTCAGAAACAGCACT ACTGGATAGTTGCGGTCTTACTATGAGATGCTGCAGAGCTCTTGCCTCCAGTGTTGGGTCCAGTTCTTCCAACGTACGAGTGCTTGATCTGTGCAATAACTCCATTGGAGACAAAGGACTGGAGCTTCTGTCAGCCGGATTGAAAAACACGCAGTGTAATTTGGAGGAACTGAG GCTCTCatactgcagaatcaccacacgCGGCTGCTCTATTCTGGAATCAGGACTGCTCCCAAAACTGCCAATCCTTAGGATACTGGACCTGAGTGAAAACAGTCTGAGAGAATCAGGAATTAAAATACTGGCTGATTACTTAAGACATCAGCACTGTAGTCTTGAGATACTGAG ACTCAAGGACTGCAGAGTTACAGCTAAAGGAAGCCTTGCAATAGCCTCAGCACTACAGTCCAACCCGTCTCACCTCAGAGAACTCGACCTGCACTGGAATAATCCAGGAGATGATGGAGTGCAGAAGTTTTCGGATGTGATCCAGCTTCCAGTCTCTCGGCTTGAAACACTGTG GCTAAGTTACGGTTTGCTCACTGAGAAATGCTGTCAGTTTTtggcttcagctctgagatcCAGTTTCTCCACTTTGAAAGCTTTAGACCTGAGCGGCAACCCAATATATGATGGAGCAGTGAGAATGCTCTCAAATGGACTTGGAAGCCCTCATTGTAAAATAGAGATCTTAAGGTGA
- the si:dkey-126g1.9 gene encoding uncharacterized protein si:dkey-126g1.9 translates to MKPKSLCVPRFGLFEECRYRRQVDAAAPEQSVDQPAEKKKKKKKKSPREPQFTALTERSPYELLLEDDSQHTLKEDKKVKKKEKYKKYKKNVGKALRYSWKCLMLGLQNFTVGYSTPFSTASSIIPDFHPGGAWG, encoded by the exons ATGAAGCCCAAGTCTCTCTGCGTCCCGCGGTTTGGCCTGTTTGAGGAGTGCAGATACCGGCGGCAGGTCGATGCAGCCGCGCCGGAGCAGAGTGTCGATCAGCCGgcggagaagaagaagaaaaagaagaagaagagtcCCAGAGAGCCGCAGTTTACAGCCCTGACCGAGAGATCACCTTACGAGCTCTTGCTGGAGGACGACAGCCAGCACACACTGAAGGAGGACAAGAAAGTGAAGAAGAAGGAAAAGTACAAGAAATACAAAAAG AACGTTGGAAAGGCTCTTCGCTACAGTTGGAAATGTCTGATGTTGGGTCTGCAGAACTTCACCGTTGGATATTCCACCCCTTTCTCCACCGCTTCCTCCATCATTCCAGATTTCCACCCTGGAGGAGCCTGGGGTTGA
- the nlrp12l gene encoding NLR family CARD domain-containing protein 3 isoform X2 produces MECQQSYKSRLKVKVQWIHNDMSKRSHPTFLNDIFTELYITEGENENVNKEHEVRQIERALRRKTTVEIPVKCNDIFKHSPEQNRPIKCVMTKGVAGIGKTVLVQKFILDWAEGNANQDIQFVYPLPFRELNLMQAKQFSLTELLQYFKMESCFKNENHKVLFIFDGMDECRFPLDFQNNAKLSNSTQPASIDVLLTNLISKSLLPEALIWITSRPAAANQIPPEYIDLVTEVRGFNDAQKEEYLNKKINDKLLSSRIITHLKSSRSLYIMCHIPVFCWLSVAVLERMFNAAEDREIPKTLTQMYTHFLLIQTRTKKMRYAKDYNPRLEDEDMILKLGKLAFQQLKKGNLIFYEEDLTGCGIDVKEAVVYSGVCSEIFREESAVTQNKVYCFVHLSIQEFLAAMYVYYMFKVHQNNVLDHEEHEEATLFELHKSAIDKALLSDSGHLDLFLRFLLGLSLESNQSLLQGLLSQSGCKAYQSIEETAEYLKKMIEETSSPEKSINLFYCLNELNELSLVKEVQRFLNSGHFSKLSPAQWSALVFVLLTSDEKLDTFDLKKYVRSDEGLIRLLPVVKASETALLDSCGLTMRCCRALASSVGSSSSNVRVLDLCNNSIGDKGLELLSAGLKNTQCNLEELRLSYCRITTRGCSILESGLLPKLPILRILDLSENSLRESGIKILADYLRHQHCSLEILRLKDCRVTAKGSLAIASALQSNPSHLRELDLHWNNPGDDGVQKFSDVIQLPVSRLETLWLSYGLLTEKCCQFLASALRSSFSTLKALDLSGNPIYDGAVRMLSNGLGSPHCKIEILRLALCEISEVGVADLASALVCNPAALRELDLSQNPIKDFGVSKLAEVVKNSNCRLETLLLGECGVTQEGCAVLAAALNSNPSHLRELNLSYNELTDAGMGHLSPVLRNNSGNITKLDVSQCGLSSDSCDKLAAILVEKSSSVRELNLGVNNLQDVGIKVLSTGLGNPHCQLDTLRLTNCGVTADGCTILASALRSKHSILKELDLSENNLTDSAVRPLSGLLDDPDYKLEKLILF; encoded by the exons ATGGAGTGCCAACAAAGCTATAAATCAAGACTGAAAGTAAAAGTTCAATGGATTCACAATGACATGTCTAAACGATCCCATCCCACCTTCTTGAATGACATCTTTACCGAGCTTTACATCACAGAGGGAGAAAATGAGAATGTCAACAAAGAGCACGAGGTGAGACAGATTGAGAGAGCATTGAGGAGAAAAACCACAGTGGAAATTCCAGTCAAATGCAATGACATTTTCAAACACTCACCAGAACAAAACAGACCCATAAAATGTGTGATGACTAAGGGAGTTGCGGGCATTGGGAAAACTGTCTTGGTGCAGAAGTTCATACTGGACTGGGCTGAAGGCAACGCTAATCAGGATATCCAGTTTGTCTACCCACTGCCATTTCGAGAGCTGAATCTGATGCAAGCAAAACAGTTCAGCTTGACAGAACTTCTCCAATACTTCAAAATGGAATcatgctttaaaaatgaaaaccatAAAGTTCTCTTTATCTTCGACGGCATGGATGAATGCCGCTTTCCTTTGGATTTCCAGAACAATGCAAAGTTGAGTAACTCAACTCAGCCAGCTTCTATTGATGTTTTGCTCACCAACCTCATCAGTAAATCCCTGCTTCCTGAAGCTCTTATCTGGATCACATCCCGAccagcagcagccaatcagattccTCCTGAGTACATCGACCTGGTGACTGAAGTTCGAGGGTTTAACGATGCTCAAAAAGAGGAATACCTCAACAAGAAAATCAACGATAAACTCCTCTCTAGCCGTATAatcacacatctaaagtcatcaaGAAGTCTGTACATCATGTGTCACATACCAGTCTTCTGCTGGCTCTCGGTTGCAGTTTTAGAGCGAATGTTCAACGCAGCTGAAGATAGAGAGATTCCCAAAACTCTCACTCaaatgtacacacactttctTCTCATCCAAACCAGAACGAAAAAAATGAGATATGCTAAAGATTACAACCCACGTCTTGAAGATGAAGATATGATTTTGAAACTCGGTAAACTTGCCTTCCAACAGCTAAAAAAAGGCAATTTGATATTCTACGAGGAAGATCTGACGGGTTGTGGGATTGATGTAAAGGAGGCAGTGGTGTATTCAGGCGTTTGCTCTGAGATATTTAGGGAGGAGTCTGCGGTGACTCAAAATAAGGTGTATTGCTTTGTCCATCTGAGCATTCAGGAGTTTTTGGCAGCCATGTATGTGTATTACATGTTTAAAGTTCACCAAAACAACGTTCTTGATCATGAAGAGCATGAAGAGGCCACCTTGTTTGAGTTGCATAAAAGTGCAATTGATAAAGCTCTACTAAGTGACAGTGGACACCTGGATCTTTTCCTACGCTTTCTCCTGGGCCTTTCCTTGGAGTCCAATCAGAGTCTTTTACAAGGCTTGCTTTCCCAATCTGGTTGCAAAGCCTATCAGAGCATTGAGGAAACAGCTGAATACCTCAAGAAGATGATAGAGGAGACATCCTCTCCTGAGAAGTCCATAAACCTCTTTTACTGCCTCAATGAACTGAACGAACTCTCTCTGGTCAAGGAGGTCCAGCGCTTCTTGAACTCAGGCCATTTTTCTAAACTCTCCCCTGCGCAGTGGTCTGCCCTAGTGTTTGTGTTACTCACATCAGATGAAAAGCTGGATACGTTCGACCTAAAGAAATACGTGAGATCAGATGAAGGACTCATCAGATTATTGCCAGTGGTCAAAGCTTCAGAAACAGCACT ACTGGATAGTTGCGGTCTTACTATGAGATGCTGCAGAGCTCTTGCCTCCAGTGTTGGGTCCAGTTCTTCCAACGTACGAGTGCTTGATCTGTGCAATAACTCCATTGGAGACAAAGGACTGGAGCTTCTGTCAGCCGGATTGAAAAACACGCAGTGTAATTTGGAGGAACTGAG GCTCTCatactgcagaatcaccacacgCGGCTGCTCTATTCTGGAATCAGGACTGCTCCCAAAACTGCCAATCCTTAGGATACTGGACCTGAGTGAAAACAGTCTGAGAGAATCAGGAATTAAAATACTGGCTGATTACTTAAGACATCAGCACTGTAGTCTTGAGATACTGAG ACTCAAGGACTGCAGAGTTACAGCTAAAGGAAGCCTTGCAATAGCCTCAGCACTACAGTCCAACCCGTCTCACCTCAGAGAACTCGACCTGCACTGGAATAATCCAGGAGATGATGGAGTGCAGAAGTTTTCGGATGTGATCCAGCTTCCAGTCTCTCGGCTTGAAACACTGTG GCTAAGTTACGGTTTGCTCACTGAGAAATGCTGTCAGTTTTtggcttcagctctgagatcCAGTTTCTCCACTTTGAAAGCTTTAGACCTGAGCGGCAACCCAATATATGATGGAGCAGTGAGAATGCTCTCAAATGGACTTGGAAGCCCTCATTGTAAAATAGAGATCTTAAG ACTGGCGTTGTGTGAGATCTCAGAGGTGGGTGTTGCTGATCTGGCCTCTGCACTTGTTTGTAACCCAGCTGCTCTGAGAGAACTGGATCTGAGCCAGAACCCCATTAAGGACTTTGGTGTGTCCAAACTTGCTGAAGTGGTGAAGAACTCCAACTGTAGGCTGGAAACTTTACT TTTAGGAGAGTGTGGTGTGACACAGGAAGGTTGTGCTGTCCTCGCTGCTGCTCTGAACTCAAACCCATCTCATCTGAGAGAGCTGAACCTGAGCTATAATGAGCTCACAGACGCAGGCATGGGGCATCTTTCTCCTGTCCTGAGGAACAACAGTGGCAACATTACGAAATTAGA TGTGAGTCAGTGCGGTTTATCTTCGGACTCCTGTGATAAACTCGCAGCAATTCTTGTGGAAAAATCCTCAAGTGTTAGAGAACTGAATCTGGGAGTGAATAATCTACAAGATGTGGGAATTAAAGTCCTCAGTACTGGATTGGGAAATCCACACTGTCAGCTGGACACATTGAG GCTAACTAACTGTGGGGTCACAGCGGATGGTTGCACCATTTTAGCCTCTGCACTGAGATCTAAGCACTCAATTCTTAAAGAGCTGGACCTGAGTGAAAACAATCTCACCGATTCAGCTGTTAGGCCTCTGTCTGGCCTTCTGGATGATCCAGACTACAAGCTAGAGAAACTCAT CTTGTTTTAA
- the armc1l gene encoding armadillo repeat containing 1, like encodes MMDALSVVTQLRDLASEPQNREVIVQDQGCLPGLVLFLDHKDPKVLFATLQALRYLAESPRNINTMRNELGMMVSLESLIKRTDLTTDITDLAKEVHDLLNAQSQRPGCQTPEQQKKKKNKPQFFINSTNKKAKSVTLHIQGLDGADQRGVCEEALLRVKGVISFTFQMALKRCTVRIRADLPTESLATAIASTKVLSAKQVVKDENGEEVLIPLSTSGSKVEENSHLPDYLPEEESPEKELDRAVSRTGAKQDAGGSWLNTAASFLTKTFYW; translated from the exons ATGATGGACGCATTATCAGTCGTGACACAGCTACGGGACTTGGCATCAGAACCACAGAACCGGGAGGTTATTGTTCAGGACCAGGGTTGCCTTCCAGGATTAGTGCtgttcctggaccacaaagacccTAAAGTGCTTTTTGCCACCCTTCAG GCCTTGCGGTACTTGGCTGAATCGCCCCGTAACATCAATACAATGAGAAATGAGCTTGGCATGATGGTCAGCCTGGAGTCATTGATAAAgag GACCGATTTGACAACTGATATTACAGACCTAGCAAAAGAGGTTCATGATTTGTTAAACGCTCAATCACAGAGGCCGGGTTGTCAGACTCCAGAgcaacagaagaagaagaagaacaaaccTCAGTTCTTCATTAACAGCACTAACAAGAAAGCCAAATCAGTTACCCTCCACATACAAGGCTTGGATGGGGCG GATCAGAGAGGTGTGTGTGAAGAGGCTCTTCTAAGGGTTAAAGGTGTAATCAGCTTCACGTTTCAGATGGCTCTGAAGAGATGCACTGTACGCATTCGTGCTGATCTGCCTACTGag agTCTGGCCACTGCCATTGCTTCCACAAAAGTGCTTTCGGCTAAGCAGGTTGTAAAAGATGAAAATGGAGAAGAG GTCCTCATTCCCCTCAGCACCTCTGGCTCAAAGGTAGAAGAAAACTCCCATCTGCCGGATTACCTGCCGGAGGAAGAAAGTCCAGAGAAAGAGCTGGACCGCGCGGTGTCTCGCACTGGTGCTAAACAAGACGCCGGCGGCAGCTGGTTGAACACCGCTGCCAGTTTCCTCACTAAAACCTTCTACTGGTGA
- the nlrp12l gene encoding NLR family CARD domain-containing protein 3 isoform X1, giving the protein MECQQSYKSRLKVKVQWIHNDMSKRSHPTFLNDIFTELYITEGENENVNKEHEVRQIERALRRKTTVEIPVKCNDIFKHSPEQNRPIKCVMTKGVAGIGKTVLVQKFILDWAEGNANQDIQFVYPLPFRELNLMQAKQFSLTELLQYFKMESCFKNENHKVLFIFDGMDECRFPLDFQNNAKLSNSTQPASIDVLLTNLISKSLLPEALIWITSRPAAANQIPPEYIDLVTEVRGFNDAQKEEYLNKKINDKLLSSRIITHLKSSRSLYIMCHIPVFCWLSVAVLERMFNAAEDREIPKTLTQMYTHFLLIQTRTKKMRYAKDYNPRLEDEDMILKLGKLAFQQLKKGNLIFYEEDLTGCGIDVKEAVVYSGVCSEIFREESAVTQNKVYCFVHLSIQEFLAAMYVYYMFKVHQNNVLDHEEHEEATLFELHKSAIDKALLSDSGHLDLFLRFLLGLSLESNQSLLQGLLSQSGCKAYQSIEETAEYLKKMIEETSSPEKSINLFYCLNELNELSLVKEVQRFLNSGHFSKLSPAQWSALVFVLLTSDEKLDTFDLKKYVRSDEGLIRLLPVVKASETALLDSCGLTMRCCRALASSVGSSSSNVRVLDLCNNSIGDKGLELLSAGLKNTQCNLEELRLSYCRITTRGCSILESGLLPKLPILRILDLSENSLRESGIKILADYLRHQHCSLEILRLKDCRVTAKGSLAIASALQSNPSHLRELDLHWNNPGDDGVQKFSDVIQLPVSRLETLWLSYGLLTEKCCQFLASALRSSFSTLKALDLSGNPIYDGAVRMLSNGLGSPHCKIEILSMCESCDFRLALCEISEVGVADLASALVCNPAALRELDLSQNPIKDFGVSKLAEVVKNSNCRLETLLLGECGVTQEGCAVLAAALNSNPSHLRELNLSYNELTDAGMGHLSPVLRNNSGNITKLDVSQCGLSSDSCDKLAAILVEKSSSVRELNLGVNNLQDVGIKVLSTGLGNPHCQLDTLRLTNCGVTADGCTILASALRSKHSILKELDLSENNLTDSAVRPLSGLLDDPDYKLEKLILF; this is encoded by the exons ATGGAGTGCCAACAAAGCTATAAATCAAGACTGAAAGTAAAAGTTCAATGGATTCACAATGACATGTCTAAACGATCCCATCCCACCTTCTTGAATGACATCTTTACCGAGCTTTACATCACAGAGGGAGAAAATGAGAATGTCAACAAAGAGCACGAGGTGAGACAGATTGAGAGAGCATTGAGGAGAAAAACCACAGTGGAAATTCCAGTCAAATGCAATGACATTTTCAAACACTCACCAGAACAAAACAGACCCATAAAATGTGTGATGACTAAGGGAGTTGCGGGCATTGGGAAAACTGTCTTGGTGCAGAAGTTCATACTGGACTGGGCTGAAGGCAACGCTAATCAGGATATCCAGTTTGTCTACCCACTGCCATTTCGAGAGCTGAATCTGATGCAAGCAAAACAGTTCAGCTTGACAGAACTTCTCCAATACTTCAAAATGGAATcatgctttaaaaatgaaaaccatAAAGTTCTCTTTATCTTCGACGGCATGGATGAATGCCGCTTTCCTTTGGATTTCCAGAACAATGCAAAGTTGAGTAACTCAACTCAGCCAGCTTCTATTGATGTTTTGCTCACCAACCTCATCAGTAAATCCCTGCTTCCTGAAGCTCTTATCTGGATCACATCCCGAccagcagcagccaatcagattccTCCTGAGTACATCGACCTGGTGACTGAAGTTCGAGGGTTTAACGATGCTCAAAAAGAGGAATACCTCAACAAGAAAATCAACGATAAACTCCTCTCTAGCCGTATAatcacacatctaaagtcatcaaGAAGTCTGTACATCATGTGTCACATACCAGTCTTCTGCTGGCTCTCGGTTGCAGTTTTAGAGCGAATGTTCAACGCAGCTGAAGATAGAGAGATTCCCAAAACTCTCACTCaaatgtacacacactttctTCTCATCCAAACCAGAACGAAAAAAATGAGATATGCTAAAGATTACAACCCACGTCTTGAAGATGAAGATATGATTTTGAAACTCGGTAAACTTGCCTTCCAACAGCTAAAAAAAGGCAATTTGATATTCTACGAGGAAGATCTGACGGGTTGTGGGATTGATGTAAAGGAGGCAGTGGTGTATTCAGGCGTTTGCTCTGAGATATTTAGGGAGGAGTCTGCGGTGACTCAAAATAAGGTGTATTGCTTTGTCCATCTGAGCATTCAGGAGTTTTTGGCAGCCATGTATGTGTATTACATGTTTAAAGTTCACCAAAACAACGTTCTTGATCATGAAGAGCATGAAGAGGCCACCTTGTTTGAGTTGCATAAAAGTGCAATTGATAAAGCTCTACTAAGTGACAGTGGACACCTGGATCTTTTCCTACGCTTTCTCCTGGGCCTTTCCTTGGAGTCCAATCAGAGTCTTTTACAAGGCTTGCTTTCCCAATCTGGTTGCAAAGCCTATCAGAGCATTGAGGAAACAGCTGAATACCTCAAGAAGATGATAGAGGAGACATCCTCTCCTGAGAAGTCCATAAACCTCTTTTACTGCCTCAATGAACTGAACGAACTCTCTCTGGTCAAGGAGGTCCAGCGCTTCTTGAACTCAGGCCATTTTTCTAAACTCTCCCCTGCGCAGTGGTCTGCCCTAGTGTTTGTGTTACTCACATCAGATGAAAAGCTGGATACGTTCGACCTAAAGAAATACGTGAGATCAGATGAAGGACTCATCAGATTATTGCCAGTGGTCAAAGCTTCAGAAACAGCACT ACTGGATAGTTGCGGTCTTACTATGAGATGCTGCAGAGCTCTTGCCTCCAGTGTTGGGTCCAGTTCTTCCAACGTACGAGTGCTTGATCTGTGCAATAACTCCATTGGAGACAAAGGACTGGAGCTTCTGTCAGCCGGATTGAAAAACACGCAGTGTAATTTGGAGGAACTGAG GCTCTCatactgcagaatcaccacacgCGGCTGCTCTATTCTGGAATCAGGACTGCTCCCAAAACTGCCAATCCTTAGGATACTGGACCTGAGTGAAAACAGTCTGAGAGAATCAGGAATTAAAATACTGGCTGATTACTTAAGACATCAGCACTGTAGTCTTGAGATACTGAG ACTCAAGGACTGCAGAGTTACAGCTAAAGGAAGCCTTGCAATAGCCTCAGCACTACAGTCCAACCCGTCTCACCTCAGAGAACTCGACCTGCACTGGAATAATCCAGGAGATGATGGAGTGCAGAAGTTTTCGGATGTGATCCAGCTTCCAGTCTCTCGGCTTGAAACACTGTG GCTAAGTTACGGTTTGCTCACTGAGAAATGCTGTCAGTTTTtggcttcagctctgagatcCAGTTTCTCCACTTTGAAAGCTTTAGACCTGAGCGGCAACCCAATATATGATGGAGCAGTGAGAATGCTCTCAAATGGACTTGGAAGCCCTCATTGTAAAATAGAGATCTTAAG TATGTGTGAGTCCTGTGATTTCAGACTGGCGTTGTGTGAGATCTCAGAGGTGGGTGTTGCTGATCTGGCCTCTGCACTTGTTTGTAACCCAGCTGCTCTGAGAGAACTGGATCTGAGCCAGAACCCCATTAAGGACTTTGGTGTGTCCAAACTTGCTGAAGTGGTGAAGAACTCCAACTGTAGGCTGGAAACTTTACT TTTAGGAGAGTGTGGTGTGACACAGGAAGGTTGTGCTGTCCTCGCTGCTGCTCTGAACTCAAACCCATCTCATCTGAGAGAGCTGAACCTGAGCTATAATGAGCTCACAGACGCAGGCATGGGGCATCTTTCTCCTGTCCTGAGGAACAACAGTGGCAACATTACGAAATTAGA TGTGAGTCAGTGCGGTTTATCTTCGGACTCCTGTGATAAACTCGCAGCAATTCTTGTGGAAAAATCCTCAAGTGTTAGAGAACTGAATCTGGGAGTGAATAATCTACAAGATGTGGGAATTAAAGTCCTCAGTACTGGATTGGGAAATCCACACTGTCAGCTGGACACATTGAG GCTAACTAACTGTGGGGTCACAGCGGATGGTTGCACCATTTTAGCCTCTGCACTGAGATCTAAGCACTCAATTCTTAAAGAGCTGGACCTGAGTGAAAACAATCTCACCGATTCAGCTGTTAGGCCTCTGTCTGGCCTTCTGGATGATCCAGACTACAAGCTAGAGAAACTCAT CTTGTTTTAA